Proteins found in one Miscanthus floridulus cultivar M001 chromosome 4, ASM1932011v1, whole genome shotgun sequence genomic segment:
- the LOC136551008 gene encoding uncharacterized protein → MRTQDIEADTIDEAAEEILEALKEETYTTRTVSSRDNVFYFDGWDGLGASAVLRAIAQRLSTTSADGRRALAEQEFDQVIHIDCSMWQSRRALQRAVAEQLRLPSEVMLLFDREDEKDDFRGVAQGSRAEVQQVIREMQQHIQKLNRRFLVIFHNGSSEEIDLASCCGFPLSGFSTSKVLWTFQGRFRLKPRRKVDTAMKTAGTTDAFISVPPSPSYPWFPSDDPTKHWSYLVRQEAAEVLAMAHRMKTTGSRGIIDHPEQVDECFRYMLELCSLGSHNDLPTHGANYWVCDGIIQKEERDLGAGDGDGDDWLWRAADALQHEMPLDMDYQPSYHLSMCAESKPYWISPKYGFNRIPTEAPSADMFQHYADKLCVLKLSGCTFDFQSPPFLCCHRLRFLWLDHCRQGTGTSTDTAGKEDDICRFFQRLWVLDVRYTDCDQILSAQMLALMTQLRELNVIGAEGWDMGQLQGRLPNIRKLRVKKSGVSCSCQQNDLFSEMNKVEHLDFSGNYRSGSSPMTSLFGPGVSSSNVWCLETVIIVDEYRGVEKISFRGCTNLKNILLGGEMWRLHTLDISGTAVKTLDLSTTEIPYLDELYLLHCEKLCAILWPPKKDQMKEEGLGKLCIDTTLSAPTAQSREEKAKRGTSTATTGTSVAPAAAPHGSRPSSEFDWHISVRDARLLASLEPVYSDSRKAYVEISSPPHPTAVGGGGKDEGIFKSAGSREQQLLANLQRQPAPTVYTEISVDRVQQASEGGADTLGIMWMWPCPDVPDLPEKRCYIHVQDQMRTKSPPGGEETSTIAVPEFVIDCAKILHVHDSPSITSITSDGYGSEWFHLEWCRIERCPKLDFVFDNVQSRGFTYRLRIFWASQLLKSRYISTSNGGRIFPHLTLLHLDFCPRLIHALTWYRWDEDSLCLLETLEIAWCGDLTEIFPFKNDKPNSKDFPKLKRIHLHELPSLQHICGVRMSAPNLETVKIRGCWSLTRLPDIGSSNKVVECDCEKEWWDRLEWDDYSQADHYRPIHPRYYKKTLLRGSVLR, encoded by the exons ATGCGTACTCAG GATATTGAGGCCGACACGATAGACGAGGCTGCTGAAGAAATACTCGAAGCGCTGAAGGAAGAGACTTATACTACCAGAACCGTCAGTAGCAGAGACAATGTCTTCTACTTCGACGGCTGGGACGGGCTGGGGGCGTCCGCCGTCCTCCGAGCCATCGCCCAACGCCTCTCCACAACTTCAGCAGATGGGAGGAGAGCTCTGGCCGAACAGGAGTTTGATCAGGTCATCCACATCGACTGCTCGATGTGGCAGAGCAGGAGAGCGCTTCAGAGGGCGGTCGCAGAGCAACTGAGGCTCCCCAGTGAAGTGATGTTGTTGTTCGACAGGGAGGACGAGAAGGACGATTTCCGTGGGGTGGCCCAGGGATCCCGTGCTGAGGTACAACAAGTCATCAGGGAGATGCAGCAACACATACAGAAGCTGAACCGCAGATTCTTGGTGATTTTTCACAATGGAAGCAGCGAGGAGATCGATCTGGCCAGTTGTTGTGGCTTCCCTCTATCCGGATTTTCAACCAGCAAGGTGCTGTGGACATTCCAAGGGAGATTCCGGCTCAAACCTCGGAGGAAAGTTGACACGGCTATGAAGACCGCGGGAACAACTGACGCTTTTATCTCGGTGCCCCCATCCCCATCATACCCATGGTTTCCATCTGATGATCCAACAAAGCACTGGTCCTACCTTGTACGCCAAGAGGCTGCGGAAGTATTAGCCATGGCTCACAGGATGAAGACTACCGGGTCTCGTGGCATCATCGATCACCCTGAACAAGTGGACGAGTGCTTCAGGTACATGTTGGAGTTGTGTTCCCTAGGCAGTCATAATGATTTGCCAACCCATGGCGCCAACTACTGGGTATGTGATGGCATCATACAAAAGGAAGAGAGGGACCTCGGAGCTGGTGATGGCGATGGCGATGATTGGTTGTGGAGAGCTGCTGATGCTTTACAGCATGAGATGCCATTGGATATGGACTACCAGCCCTCCTATCACTTGTCAATGTGTGCTGAGAGCAAGCCATATTGGATTTCACCAAAATATGGGTTTAATAGGATCCCCACTGAAGCTCCTAGCGCAGATATGTTCCAACACTATGCTGACAAGCTTTGTGTTCTCAAGCTCTCAGGCTGCACCTTTGATTTTCAGTCACCTCCATTCCTCTGCTGCCACAGACTCAGGTTTCTATGGCTTGACCATTGCCGCCAAGGCACCGGGACAAGCACAGATACAGCGGGAAAGGAGGATGACATCTGCCGGTTCTTTCAGAGGCTGTGGGTGCTCGACGTGCGCTACACAGACTGTGATCAGATATTGTCGGCGCAGATGTTAGCTCTCATGACCCAGCTCAGGGAGCTAAATGTGATCGGAGCCGAAGGATGGGACATGGGCCAGCTACAGGGACGATTGCCTAACATCCGCAAGCTCCGAGTGAAAAAGTCTGGTGTCAGCTGCAGTTGCCAACAAAATGATCTGTTCTCTGAGATGAACAAGGTGGAGCATCTTGACTTTTCAGGAAACTATCGGAGTGGTTCCAGTCCCATGACGAGCTTATTTGGGCCAGGGGTAAGCAGCAGCAACGTTTGGTGCCTCGAGACTGTCATCATTGTTGATGAATATCGAGGGGTTGAAAAGATCTCCTTCCGCGGATGTACTAACCTGAAGAATATACTGTTGGGAGGAGAGATGTGGAGGCTCCACACCCTAGACATCTCAGGCACGGCAGTGAAAACACTAGACCTCAGTACAACAGAAATCCCGTACCTTGATGAGCTCTATCTACTTCACTGTGAGAAGCTTTGTGCAATCCTGTGGCCACCGAAGAAAGACCAAATGAAAGAAGAAGGCTTGGGTAAGCTGTGCATTGACACCACGCTGTCAGCACCCACCGCCCAATCTAGAGAAGAAAAGGCCAAGCGGGGTACTAGTACTGCTACTACTGGAACATCAGTAGCACCTGCAGCTGCACCACATGGCAGTCGGCCGAGCAGTGAATTTGACTGGCACATTTCTGTACGGGATGCAAGGCTCCTTGCGTCCCTGGAGCCAGTCTATTCTGATTCCCGCAAGGCATATGTGGAGATTTCCTCTCCTCCTCATCCTACcgctgttggtggtggtggcaaagATGAAGGAATATTCAAGAGCGCAGGCAGTCGTGAGCAGCAATTGCTGGCAAACCTGCAGCGGCAGCCTGCGCCTACAGTATACACAGAGATATCCGTGGACCGCGTACAACAAGCTAGTGAAGGCGGTGCTGATACTCTGGGAATCATGTGGATGTGGCCTTGCCCGGATGTTCCTGATCTTCCTGAAAAGAGGTGCTACATACACGTACAAGACCAAATGAGGACAAAATCACCTCCAGGTGGTGAAGAGACTAGTACTATTGCTGTCCCAGAGTTTGTAATAGACTGTGCTAAGATCCTGCACGTGCACGATAGCCCGTCCATCACTAGTATCACTTCAGATGGATATGGTTCAGAATGGTTTCACCTAGAGTGGTGTAGAATCGAGAGGTGCCCCAAATTGGACTTTGTCTTTGATAATGTTCAAAGCCGTGGCTTTACTTATCGGCTGAGAATATTCTGGGCATCCCAACTCCTAAAGTCACGCTATATCTCAACATCAAATGGAGGCCGTATATTTCCGCACCTGACTTTGCTGCACCTGGACTTCTGCCCTAGGCTTATACATGCACTCACTTGGTATCGCTGGGATGAGGACAGCTTGTGCCTCCTGGAGACCCTTGAGATTGCATGGTGCGGTGATCTCACGGAGATATTTCCTTTCAAAAATGACAAGCCAAATTCCAAAGACTTCCCCAAGCTGAAGCGTATCCACCTGCATGAGCTCCCTTCGCTACAGCACATTTGTGGAGTCAGAATGTCTGCACCTAATCTTGAGACCGTCAAGATCAGGGGCTGTTGGAGCCTGACACGCCTTCCTGATATCGGCAGTAGCAACAAGGTTGTGGAGTGCGACTGCGAGAAGGAATGGTGGGACAGGCTGGAGTGGGATGACTACTCGCAGGCAGACCACTACAGACCCATCCACCCACGGTATTACAAGAAGACCCTGCTCAGGGGCAGTGTGCTCAG GTGA